The following nucleotide sequence is from Hevea brasiliensis isolate MT/VB/25A 57/8 chromosome 7, ASM3005281v1, whole genome shotgun sequence.
ATTGAAAGCAAAGAGCAATAAAACTTcatattggaaaaaaaaaaggattagttGGATTGTGCACCTTGCAAGCATACAAGAGAATAAAAATTACAAAGGAAAAAGACACTTGCTTGTATATTTTGTAAGCAATTAGAGACATGAACTAAGGCATAAAGTTGCATGGGAATAGCATTGTTTTGAAGGATGCAGAAGAATAAAGGGAATTGCTTTCTGTTGTAGCTACTAGTTATTCTCTTATTTGCCAAGACTTTGAAGCTGTGGGCTATTAGCATGGGAATGGTTGTGAACTAGTTTCCAAGTTGAGCAACAAAATAAATGTACATGTGTCCCATATTGACATTAATGAAGAAGAAGGCCTATGATTTGAATTTATGACTTTCAGGTCAAGAAACCTTATTATTACACTGAGTCTTGCACTCATGTATTttgtttgattaatttttttttggctcATGATGGGTGGATAGTGGGCTCTTAGATTCTCGATTAAGTATCAATTATGGCATCCCACTTTGTAACGCAGAAGGGTATTGCTTGATGCATATGCTGCATTAACCTTGCACAAAGGAAACGTAATTgaggaaaaattatttttaaattcagATAAATCAATAGTCATAAAGGTAAAGAGGAACAAATGGAATTAGAATGGTGATGAATATCAACCTAACAAATAGCTTTATATATATGACAAGTAGCAGTTACAGAACAAAATTTAATATATAGAGGATTGATCAAGAcactaataattttcaattaagaTGTGATAATAAAGAGAGCTCCAAACATATTTTGCAGTCAGTTTTTGGTGATAGCATCCTTGGCAGACTCTAGGGTGGATGCCACAGAAGCTGCGGCATTAGACAAGACACCGCCACTAGTGTTCAAATTTTCCTTGGGATGGGACTGGTGAACCACCTGCACATTCCTAATCTCTGCGCCTTGCCCTGCCGATGACCGGTAATCTATTGTTTCAACCTTTTTCTCCACATCACCTTGTGCATTTTTAGTCACTACCTCCTGAAACAAGTGTAAAAGTTAATGAAAGAAAGAGAAAACAAGTAAT
It contains:
- the LOC110645744 gene encoding uncharacterized protein LOC110645744; protein product: MNAQARREVVTKNAQGDVEKKVETIDYRSSAGQGAEIRNVQVVHQSHPKENLNTSGGVLSNAAASVASTLESAKDAITKN